GCGTAATCTGATTCTGTCCGCGACCATTGCCCCCTTGCGGCATGCCAGGCGCCATGCCGGGCGGCAACGGCGGCAATGGAGGCAGCGCTGATGAGGCAAGCTCGGTGTAGGCGGTATTGGCGCTGGCACCGCTTAGATAATCCACCGCGTCTTTCGTGATGCGAACGGGCACACCGCATAGGCTCGTGATCGTCTGCCCGAACTCGTAGATCGACACCGGCTGGATAGGTGCGAAAGTCACGTTGCAGCGCAGTGCTGCGGGTAGCTTCTTTTCGACAGTGACAGGCACGGGCGTGCGCGACACCCATGGCTGTTCCATGACGCTCACGGTCTCGGGGCGTTGTGAGCGCGATCCCCGCAAATCGTCCGTAACGGTCTGTGCGGTCGTATCGTTCTTTTGCAGCGTTTCCTTCGTGCGATCAAACGATCCGCATCCAGCAAGCGTCGCGAGAGTGATCAGGGTTAGTATGGCGCGGCGCATTACTTCTTCTCCTTCACGACGACGAGCTTCTGGGAGGGATAGATTTCAACTTTGAAGGGACGCTTGGCGTCCTTGTAGAGCTCGAACGTGCGCGTGATGACATCGAGATATTTGCCGACCATCGTGAAGCGTTCCTCAATGGGATAGTCCAGCAGTTCGGCCTCCCAGCGGACATCCCAACCTTCGCGGTGAGACCAGTCTTGAACCGTCTGGCGTAGCGTGGTGCCTGCGTTAGCAATCCATGACGGCAAGGGTTCCGCATCGGCGGTAGGCTTCACTTCTACAACGTCGCTCTTTTGCTCCGCCGCCACTGCCTTGGTTTCCTCAGCTTTCACAGGCTCAGGTGAAGGTGCTGACGGCTTTCCGTTGGACTTCGGAGCCTCTGGTTTGCTGGTCTTGTCGGCAAGCGGCTTGTTGGTTGCGCCTGCCGCTTGGGCAGGCGCCTGCTTGATGATTTTGGTGGCATCCTCGGCCAACAGCTTGCGCGCTTGATCGCTACTGCCGTCGGACTGAGCTGCGCCGGGCGCAGCTTGCGACATGACCGGCTGCGCCAGAAATTGTTGGAGACTGCCCGGGGCTGGTGTCGCGGCGGCAAGCGGAGGGGCAGATGGCGCGGCCACTGGCGCAGGCGCGGTAGGAGCGGCCTGATAGGGGGCAATGGGTGCGGCAGGCGGGTAAAGGGCGGGGGCAGCGACCGGAGCGACTGGGGTGTATGGAATAGGCGCTGCCATGGGTTCCGGCTCGATCACCAGGCCCGCGTGCGCTTGGGTGATCACGGCCAGAATCGACAGCAGAAAGTAGGGTTTTCTCATAACCAGTTGCATGCTCGGGTTGAGAGCCCCATCCGGGGCGGGTAATCAAAACGCGCCCAGGGGTTGCCCCCTGGGCCAGTGCCCGCTAGAACGGGATGTCGTCATCCAGATCCGAGGGGATGCTCGCGGCAGCAGCAGCGGCATTGGCGCCCGCCAAATCCGGGCCAGGCGCGGCGCCCGTGCTGTCCTTCGGACGGCGTAACAAGCGAACTTCGGTCACGACCGGCTGAATGCGGCTTTCGCGCTTCGGGGTGCCATCTTCATTGACACGATCGCGGGATTCCCAGACCTGCTTGCGCAGATAGCCACGCACATGGATTTCCGAGCTCTTCTTGACGTATTGCTCGAAAACGCCAGCCAGCCCTTCCCGGTAGACGGTCAAGTCAATCCAGTCGGTGTGCTCGACCAGTTCCTTGGTGTCAGGCTTCTTGTACGAACCGTCCACGCCGAGAGAGACGAGGACGATCGGCTTGCCAGTGTTCGAGTTGTAGCGAATTTCCGGATCGGCCCCGACGAAGCCCGTCAGGTCGAACATATTGTTGATGCGACTCATTGCTGGTCCCCTAAAGGGTGAGGTTGGTAGATAGATACCTGCGGGTATCTGTATTGCAGCCACCGGCCCCACTGTGCGGAGAACCGGATCAATTTCTGCCGATAGGCAGCATTGAATTTGGGGGTTGCAGAGTGATAGTTCGCTGCCCACACCCAGAAGTCGGCGCCCCGCTGCTCGCGCAGACACCTTGCAAGCAACCAGGCCGCGACTTCGGCGTTGTAGCAACCGCGACTTGCCACGTCCTCAGGACGAATTCCCGCGTTGGCGAGAAGCCCGCCTGGTCTGAAATGAACGGTGTTGATCCCGAAGTGGCCCAAGTCAAGTGACTTGTTCGAGTTCCCTATTCGGTCGCCATTGGCTCCCATCTCGATGCTGGCAATTCCCAGCAATACATTTGCTGGGACGTTCTGGCGCTGCGCAGCAGCGATAACGCACTCGATGGTGGCCGGGCGATACCCGTAATCGGAAATTTGAGCGTACGATCGATTTTTTGTATTTTGGATGCCGTCCTGCGGCGCACCGTCCGAAGGGGTGGCATGCGTGTAACCGCAAGCCAGGGCCAGGAGCGCTGCGACGGCAGTAGGGCCAACGGACATCCTCATCGGAACCACCGCTCATTTCGGAGAAAGCGCAGGAACGCACCCTCAACAAAGAGGGTGCCAGTCTCGACCTGCCAGGCTCGATAGCTGGCCTTGAGTGCCACCGCGCCGCACGCCAGGCCCAAGGACGCTAAGTTCGCTGCGTAGACTAAGCTCGCGCCGGTCGCCAAGCGATAGAGAAATCCACCAAACGCCGCGACGCTCAGGACAAAAAAGATGCGTGAGTGGATCGCATACTGGCGCACGCGCTTTTGTCGCGCGGAAAACTCCAGATCACCCAGCGCCTCGACAGCTTCCTGATTGCGCATAGAGCGCACCGTGTCTCTTACTGCCTGCTTGTCCGCGACCTCAAGAAGTAAAAAATCGCAGTGGGTACACGCCCAGGGATAACGCACGTCGGAAACGTCCGCAGCGGAGTCGCGCTCATGGCTATGGCGGATCAGTACGCCGTGTTTGCACTGTGGGCACGTGACATTCCTCAGGGAGGCCCACAAGTCCCGAATGAGCCGGTTGCCCAAGCGCAACTGCGACAGGCCAAGCACGCCAAGGGGCATGTCCACGAAGACGAATTTCGCCGCTTTTCTCGGTCTATGCAAAATGCCCACGCGAACACCATCGCCCATCAAAAAAGATAAATCTGATTATCTGTCAAAAATAGGTGATGGTCAATTTCTGAGTGGAGAAGAAATAACCCTACTTAAAGTCGCTTTTCACGATGCGTTGGGCTTGGGATGCTAGGTCGTCCAGATTCAACTGCGCCTGGTCAATCGTCACGGGACTGGGCTCTGGGGGATGGATATAGGTCGTCTGCTCAGAGATCGCGGTCTGGGCTGCGGATATGCGGTCTTCAGCCGCCCAGCGCTCTTCCAGGCTGTCGAATGCCTCACCGCGCGCGACAACCTCCATCTCCAGCATCGCGTCGCGGTCGGCCACCGAGAGCGGGTCTTCCATCCAGTCAGAATCCTCGGCGATATCGAGCTCCATCAGATGTCGCCTGAGGATGGGTAGGGCACGTTCCCGGAACGATCTATGGTCCTGACCGGTCAGCATCAGGTTCGTTGTTACAAGCGCACCGTCAATGCTTATTTCGTCTTCATCAGAGGCTTGGCCAAGCGCCTGTGCGCCTGAGTAGGCGGCTGCCTGTTCATCATCGCCTGTGTTTACGTCGGCGATATCGTCTATGGCACCACTTGGCTGGGTAGCGACGCTCATGAGGGCGCGCGTCACTGCGCTGACAATTGCAGCGGTGGGTTCGGGCGTAGTGGACTCCGTGGGCGGCGTGTTGCCGTTCGACGGTGGAACTGTTGTAGGTGCCACAAGGGCGTTTTTGAGCCCCCCTGCGGTGGAACCCGACTTGGTATCAGGCGTGCCCTGCTCTGCCGCAGCGCTGCCGTCCAAGAAAATGCCGAGGGCGGCGCATATGGCGTCGCGGCGGCTCAGCTTGGGCTGGTCGCTATCATAGTTATGGGCCAACGCGGAAGCGAGCGATGTGAGCACGTGGTCCGCCTTGATGCAGCTTCGGACGCTGGCCACGAATGATCCTTCTACCAAGGACCGAATCACCATGGCCTGGTTTGCGCGGGCCATAGGAAGCTCCGAAGGCTCCGGCGGCTCGATGGGGATGAAATCGTTGATCCGCATCTCGCGCGGATTGTCGCTGGCCGTATAGAAGCCCATCCCCCGAATTACCCGGACTCCGCCGCGCTTGCCACCATCTTCCTTCTTGCCGATGAGAAACGTGAACTCGCCGTTCTCCTGTTGCGCCAGGTCGTCATAGTCCAGACGGCCCCTGCGCTCCACTGTCACGTTGTCCTGCTGCTGGAATCGCTCGGCGAGCCCGTCAGTCTTGCGCTCATAGGACGAGACCCTTGCTTCATCCGATTCGCCAGCTGCGCCCACAATGCGGTCCCAAGTTTCGGACTTCAGCCCCGAGGTAAGCCTGCCGACTGCTCGGATGTTCGTGTTCTCCCACGTCGCGTCCGCCTCTTCAGCTGATGACTTCTTCAACGACGAGAAGTCCTGTGCAGCGAACACAACGGCGAATCCAAGGGAGCGCGCTTGCGCCGGAGCAACGGCAAACCCAATAACTGCGTAGTAGCCGTATTCGTCCAGGATGCAGTAGAAGGGCACTGGCGCATTTGTTGGCCTGCTGTCAATGATCTCGCGGACCTGGCCTTCAACACGGTTGCCCAAGCAGCCTGCCATCATCTGCTTGATAGACCCGACAATCAGCTTTCCGAGCATTCGCATGGAGTCAGGCGCACGCTCCAGTGCAGGCAAAAGGGCACCAAGCAGTCGGCGATTGACCACAACATCGAAGAAGTCAACATCCCCCCTCTTCGTCTTGAAAATGTGCCCGTAGTTGAAGGTCAAGTCGTTGAAGGTGCGGGTCAACTGCATGACTATGAACCCATGTTGCTCCAGCGTCTTGGTTTCCTGCTTTTTGGCCTTTGCTTTTTGATAGCCCGGGAGCGTCAGAAGATACGAGCGCAGAGGTGCCACGATGGTGTCAAAGAGCTCACCGTATTTGCCGCCATGCTCCCACACCAGCTCTTCGATAACGTTCAACTCGAAGTAGCTCAGGTACTCTTCCGGCGAGAGATTGATGAAGCCCTTGTCGCGCATGTAGACAAGCGGCCGCGTGAGCGCCGCAACGAAGCTAATCGCGCGCCCCTTCCACATATCACCGCCACCACCGGAATCATCCAGAAGCGCAACAATCAGTTCGATCAACATGCCTGATGAGTTGTTGCCCATCATGTTCATGTTGTTCGTGACCTTATCGGCCTGCTTTTCTACGAAGTCGCGCCCTGACGTGATGAAGTTGATGAGCAGGATGTCGCATTCACGCGCGAAGAACCGTGCGAGCCTGAAGATCTCTTTTTGCAGCTTGGGATCGCCCTTCCCATCCGTGTAGATAAAGCCAGTGTTTTGCACCAGCGCATTGGCAACTAGGCCGAGCAAGAACTCGGTCTTTCCGGAACCTGTAGTGCCCAACACGAGCATATGGGTACGTAAGTCCGAATTGTTTGCGTACACCTGTTCCTTTGTTTCGAGATCACGCCCAATATATGTGATACCGGCCCCAAGTTGTCCTCCCGGAGTCGATCCATCCCGTAGCTTCGCCAGCACTGGAACACGGTACGGAAAATTGAAGAGCTGGTGGTCTAGCCGCACGTATTTGCGCTTGTATGCCCAGGCCGCGAGCAGTAGCAGCTCACCCGATAACGGGATGGCAATGAGGCCAACAGCAAGTATGACGAGCACGATAAGCCCGAGTATCACGCCCTCTCCTGTGCGAAGTCCATCGGACACGCGGCGTGAGAACGGCCGCGTGTCCTTGCGGCGGCGCGAAGTCGAAATCTCGTGCTGGCGAGAAGATCCTTTGTACTGCACCGATAAGCCCTCCCCTACCCTTTGCTGTCCGGCGCCACTAGGCCGTTGCTTCCAATTCAGTCAACTCAGCACCGCCCAAGCGATACTCTGCGATCAACTCATTACCGATCCGCTGCACGATGGCCTTGATCACCTCGTCGTCGACGAATTCAGCCTCAACGTTAGGAGCGGCCTCGCTGCGCATTCTGTCCACTGCGCCCTTGCATGACCCGCCCGGAAAGCGCCTGGCAAGCAGGCGCCGCGCAACCATGCGTGGCATCGCTTCATAGAGAATGTCTCGCAACTGCCGGTCCTCGGCTGTCGTGGAAAGTGCCCATAGGCGCTGTGGCCCGATGTTCAAGGTGAATAGCTGGCTGTACGTCTGCGTCTTGGTGACAAACCGCGCAAGATAGGTGGCGCCTGCACTACTAGGACCGTGAACGAATTGATTCAATGCGGCCTCTTCCACGTTGGAAAGCCCGATGTGCTCCCGAAGCCACCTACGTGTGCTCTCTGTTCCAGCATCCAGCAGGAAGATCGCCGTAGCGATGTTCATGATTGAGCCGAAATCCTCGGGCAGTTGACTGCCCAGGATGATCTCCATCTTCCACTTTCTTGCCTCACGGCCATCTTGGAGAAGCTGCTCCTCAAGCCCTTTTTGGCCCCCAGCCCGGTGAAGCTCGTCCATGCACATGATCTTGTCTTGCGCAACCAGGTCGGCAATCATGCGGGCGAAATAGGGCTTGGTGCGATCGCTGAAGTAAGGCAGGTCTTCTTTCGAGTACGCGAGTTTCTTCATGAAGGATTCGCGCGCGGCCATGAACATCAACGCAGTTTGCTTTTGTGCAGCGGCCGACCCTTTTGAGGTTACGTCCTGCAGATCCAAGGCGGAGACCCTTGCGGAGCCAATGTCGAACTGGGTCGGCCCGGAGAAGATGGGAAAGTCCGCGACTGTTTCACGGATTCCAACGATGAACGCTTTCAACAGGCTCCCGCCAGTGTCGGTTGTCTGCTCACCGTACTCGTTTTGCACATTCTCGCTGGATGCCACAGCCATCAGATCATTGAGCGTCGGGACGGCATAGCGTTGGGCCACCTCAGCCTCATAGAACATTTCCGCGTCAAAGAATGCATCAACGAGCTCCCAATAGCTCGTAGCGGGGCGTGTGCGATAGCCCAGCTTCGCTACCGCGCTGTCAACTGTCGCAGACTGGCCTGGTTTGTATGTCGAAGGTGTGCCACGCTCCGAGTCGTCCGAGCGGTACTCGTAGGCGAGGTCGATCATTCGCCCAACAAAGCTGCTCATGCCGGTATAGGGTGCGCCATTACGCTCCGAAGGCGTCACGAGCATGGTGATGAAGTTGCGGGCGTATTCCCGCCCACGGGGCAATGCACGACGCTGGCCCAGCGGCGTGTCGAGGGGGTTCATGCCGTCTTTCGCGGTGTTCTGCAGGCGCTTATAGAGCGCCTGGTGCTTCAGCTCTGGGGGCAACCCGTCCCGCAGCAGATCAACGAAACCGGACGATGAAATACCAATGTCGATGATCCCTATGTAGGGGAGTTGCGTGGCGCCGGGGAGCAAACAAGCCTCGACATGACTGTTGTTCATGAGCACAGACTTGCCCGATCCAGGCTTGCCTACGACGGCCTTGATCCACGTCGTCTGCTCATCGGAAAACCGTTCTTCACGCAAGATCTTGCCATCGAGCGTCCGATGGATCGCGGAGCCCCGGGTGAAGCAGGACGTGGGCCGCGAAAGAGGCAAGATGGAGATAACCTCCTCCAGAGGAGCAGGACAAGGTGTCCCGATATGCACAGGGGTAAGGCCTAACGCGCTGCTCTGCAAGGCTTTCATCGGGTTGCCGGTGCGTTCAGATGCATCGAGCTGTCCCCAACCAGAAAGCGTGCGCCACAGTTTCGCTTTGCGAAGGGCAAGTTCCTTAATGCCCTCATCCGTATGCCGGGCCCATGTCATGGCCGAGATCCGTAGCTTTGTCGTGGCGATCCCGTCGCGCTTCTGCTCCTGCAAGGCCTTTAGGCTCATCGTGATGTCGCGGTTCTGTTCGCTCGTGAAGCCGAGCAAATTTCCGAAAACAGACTGAATAAGCGTCGTGAGGCCAGACAAGCCATCCGATTCCAGCATGAAGGAGATGACGTAAGGCAATGCTCTCCGCTGCCCCCCTTCCCGAGTTTCCGCGCGGTTCAAAGCATCGAACAGGCTATTGAAATACTGCGGATCTCGCGGCGGAATAGTAACCATGAGCGGAGCGTATACCCGTGAGCCAATCCGAACTGTCGTGGGGTCCGGAAGCCTTTCATTTTTTCGGTCCCCGCCCTGGCCTAGGGCCACCATAATTTGGGAAGGCAAAGGTGGGTAGAGAAGGCCGGACGCGTCATGCTCCACGCTGTCTTCCTTCCAGCGAAGCGGGATCTTTGTGCCCGGAATAGCTGGGCGCCAGGCTTTCGACGTGTATTCGGAATATACGGAAGCACGGACTTCTCGTATTGCTTCGCCGACAGGCAGAACGTCAGCAGCACACCCCATTTTGGACGAATTCAAATCGCCCACGATCTTGCTGACGAATGAAACATGGCGGTCCCGTAGGTACGATATAGGACGCAGGAGGTTCTGTGCTTCAGATGCCGAAGGCCAATGATGTTCCTTGCGGAAGCGATTGGATGCGTCCGATGCCATTCGTTGTTCAACTGGGTCCAGCAGTGCAGGCCGCGACCAGAACACCAAGAAGCATTCTTCGTCGTACACGTATTTGGCATACGTTCTTACCGACTCGTCAATCAAGTCGTCTATTGACAAGCCGACGCGAGCTGCCGTTGCCCTTTGCTGAGCTGCATTCTCTTCAAGCGTTGACGTGGCGTCCAGATCGCGGCGGAACACCACCTGAATGGCGTGCCCACGCTGCTTGAAGTAGGGGGCAAGGGAGCTGGTCAGCATGGAAACCATATCCTCAAATGCATCTCGGCCAACGATGTTCTTCGCGCCGTGGAAGCGCACGATTGACGCCATCGAGCCGTCTTGGGCGACGAGCGCCGTCTCGTTGTCAACGGTTTCCAAGTCGCAGTAATCAGAGACATCTGTCTTCAGTGCCGAGAGCAATTGCAACAGCAGCAGTTCAAGTTTCCCGCTCATTCTTCGTCACCTCTTCAATTGCTTTTTGCACGAAACTGCGTATCACGTCGTCGTGTGTTGGCCCCATGTCCTTGCGCAGAATCAAGGCATCGAGTTCCAGGAGTCGTTTGTAGCTGCACTTAGATCGCAAGAAGCCTTCAATTGCGGCAAGGCTGTCGGCATTACTCATGCTCGTGCTCCCTCTACGCGAGCTTCGGAGAATTTCGACGCGGGTGGCATGAGCGCCAGGTCAGTCGCGATATCGAGCGTGCGCCTCAATCCGCCTTCCGGGTATCTGGCGACGACGTTTCCGACTCCGTAGCTCATCACGACGACGCCGCGAGCGTGCAGGCGCTGCGCATAGTCGAACATCGTCATCCGGTCACAAGAACGGAGCCAAGCGGCCGCTGCTGTATAGCGTGTCGTGTCCTTGTATCGTTGACGGCTTACCATGGCCGTCCAGACTTGTTCGGCGACGAGCCCCAGCGTGTAAGACAGCTGCGCCATCGACCCGGAGGGCAGCATTGCTGCTTGAGGCAACACCTGAGCCTCTTTAGAGCAGATAAGAGCGGCATGCACGTTCACATTGGCGAACTCGCGAACGATGCGCCATTCGAGATCGGTCAACCATTCGCGCACCTGTCTCGATCCACTGCCCCATGACAGCACCTCAGCCATCAGTGGGTTGACGTTGGATATTGTGCATCGGACCAGAAAGGGCGTTTTGATGGACTCTAACCACTGGTCTGAACCTGAACCGACGGATCTCTCTAGTTCCCAACCTGCGTCCGGAGGGACCGGCGTGGCGAGAACGTGTGCGGCATGAGCAAGGCGGTTGCGCCGTAGGGTGACTGTTGGCGACGACGCACTGTAGTTTGCGGTCTGTATGACACTTACCGATGGATGGTCGGCAATGCCTTCAAAGAAGGGATAGTAGGCATCTGGCAAGGCGCTTGCAGGGGCGTTTATCGCGGTGGCAAAGTCATCATTGAGGCGTGCGGACTTCACTCTGACCTTGTAGTCGTTGGTCGCCACGTCCGCTACGCGTTGCGCTACGGTTGCCATCGCGGACACCGTGATATCGGGCGAGACATCACTTCCGTGGACGCCCAGCTCGGTGGTGATCTGGCCAAAAAGCGTGCGCAACCACCCATCGCTTCTGAAATTCGGATGCCTCGACAAACCTGCCTTGAAGAAATTGTTCCAGGTCAAATTTGTCAGCCAGAGTACATCGCTTGCAAGGTCGTGCACGGACTGCACACGCCTTGCCGGTTCTCCGCCGACGGACGCCCAGGCGTCCGATAATGCCACCACTGTTCTGTCATTGGCGACAATGTTGCCGGACTCATCAAAGTAGACGGCGCCCACACGCATTAGCGAACCTCATGCATTTGGCGAGCCAGACGAGACCAGGCGCCAGGCAAGAATTGATCGCGGCAGTGTTGTGCGTAGAACTCAAGCTGCCCGGCATGGAATGCGTTCTTGGTGGATACCAAACGCAGGTCAGCCAGCGATTTATCGCGCGCTGCATAGAGATCGTCATCGGCGCCAGAAAGTATCTGGGTCAGCAGGTACGGATCGCTGAGATCGCAGTCAAAGGGCCGCTTGAGTGTGTCCATGCCACGCGACGTGAACAGCGCGAATAGCGCCTGCAGGCGATCCGCGATTGCTGGCTCTGCAAAGGAGCTGGTGACATGAATGATTCGACAGAAGTGGTTAACTTCCGTCTGGGTGAATTCGGGCAATGCTGCCAGAAACCCGGCATTTCGCATTGCAAACATTCCGAGATGATGAACCTGATGGCAGAGAGTGCACACGGTGACGAGGTTGTTCTCGGTGTTGTTCGTGTGGTCATCGTCCATGTGGTGAATCTCTTGGTACTTGGAGGCCCGAAACCCACAAAAGCGACAGGTGTAGTTGTCCCTGGCGAGGATCGTTTTGCGCATCGGCTCGAAAGCCTCATCGGCTAATGCGGCATGCTCGTCATCACGGCGCCAGATCTTGCGCTTGACGCCGATGATTGGTTGCGCGTCATTGCGCCCAGCGCGTGAGAGCTCCGGAACCTTGGGTAGCAATGGGCTCATCGCGTTCGTGCCTCGCACCTGAACAGAAGTCGGGGATGTAAGCGGCCGGAGGGGTCGGGCCCCCCCTGCCCTGGCGCTGGCAGCTCTGTACTAGTTGCCAAGGAGCGAGTTGCGGCTGATCCACATGATCGTGGGTACTGCGAGCATCAGGCCGCCAATAAAGATGCCAACGATGGCGCTGGTAGGCTTTTCGCGTTCATCCTTGGCCGCCTTCCAGATGGTGTAGGCAGACATGATGGTGATGATCAGCCCGATGAACGCCGCAATGGCGAGCATCAAGGAATTCACGCTGTCAAGAATGTTCCCGCCGTTCTCAGCGACGTTGGTCAGTGTCTTCCCGCCCGAGGCATCTTGGGTGAGGTCCACCCTGGTCAGGGCTGCTTGAGCCACGGTCGCGTGAAACGAGACCGCAATCAGCAGAAGCTTGGTGTGCGCGTTCTGCGCGATTCGACCAAGTATGTTGGCGCGATGTTGCATGGAGGTATCTCCCTGGTAGAAAGGTGGGGTGTGGTAGGGGTTACTTCAGCGAGGAAAAGAGCGAAATGAAGTTGAAGCCAACGGTGTTGTTGATCACATCGGAAAACCACTTGAAGTTCCAGGCGA
This genomic interval from Bordetella flabilis contains the following:
- a CDS encoding TcpQ domain-containing protein → MRKPYFLLSILAVITQAHAGLVIEPEPMAAPIPYTPVAPVAAPALYPPAAPIAPYQAAPTAPAPVAAPSAPPLAAATPAPGSLQQFLAQPVMSQAAPGAAQSDGSSDQARKLLAEDATKIIKQAPAQAAGATNKPLADKTSKPEAPKSNGKPSAPSPEPVKAEETKAVAAEQKSDVVEVKPTADAEPLPSWIANAGTTLRQTVQDWSHREGWDVRWEAELLDYPIEERFTMVGKYLDVITRTFELYKDAKRPFKVEIYPSQKLVVVKEKK
- a CDS encoding type IV secretion protein DotO, whose translation is MSGKLELLLLQLLSALKTDVSDYCDLETVDNETALVAQDGSMASIVRFHGAKNIVGRDAFEDMVSMLTSSLAPYFKQRGHAIQVVFRRDLDATSTLEENAAQQRATAARVGLSIDDLIDESVRTYAKYVYDEECFLVFWSRPALLDPVEQRMASDASNRFRKEHHWPSASEAQNLLRPISYLRDRHVSFVSKIVGDLNSSKMGCAADVLPVGEAIREVRASVYSEYTSKAWRPAIPGTKIPLRWKEDSVEHDASGLLYPPLPSQIMVALGQGGDRKNERLPDPTTVRIGSRVYAPLMVTIPPRDPQYFNSLFDALNRAETREGGQRRALPYVISFMLESDGLSGLTTLIQSVFGNLLGFTSEQNRDITMSLKALQEQKRDGIATTKLRISAMTWARHTDEGIKELALRKAKLWRTLSGWGQLDASERTGNPMKALQSSALGLTPVHIGTPCPAPLEEVISILPLSRPTSCFTRGSAIHRTLDGKILREERFSDEQTTWIKAVVGKPGSGKSVLMNNSHVEACLLPGATQLPYIGIIDIGISSSGFVDLLRDGLPPELKHQALYKRLQNTAKDGMNPLDTPLGQRRALPRGREYARNFITMLVTPSERNGAPYTGMSSFVGRMIDLAYEYRSDDSERGTPSTYKPGQSATVDSAVAKLGYRTRPATSYWELVDAFFDAEMFYEAEVAQRYAVPTLNDLMAVASSENVQNEYGEQTTDTGGSLLKAFIVGIRETVADFPIFSGPTQFDIGSARVSALDLQDVTSKGSAAAQKQTALMFMAARESFMKKLAYSKEDLPYFSDRTKPYFARMIADLVAQDKIMCMDELHRAGGQKGLEEQLLQDGREARKWKMEIILGSQLPEDFGSIMNIATAIFLLDAGTESTRRWLREHIGLSNVEEAALNQFVHGPSSAGATYLARFVTKTQTYSQLFTLNIGPQRLWALSTTAEDRQLRDILYEAMPRMVARRLLARRFPGGSCKGAVDRMRSEAAPNVEAEFVDDEVIKAIVQRIGNELIAEYRLGGAELTELEATA
- a CDS encoding TraM recognition domain-containing protein, encoding MQYKGSSRQHEISTSRRRKDTRPFSRRVSDGLRTGEGVILGLIVLVILAVGLIAIPLSGELLLLAAWAYKRKYVRLDHQLFNFPYRVPVLAKLRDGSTPGGQLGAGITYIGRDLETKEQVYANNSDLRTHMLVLGTTGSGKTEFLLGLVANALVQNTGFIYTDGKGDPKLQKEIFRLARFFARECDILLINFITSGRDFVEKQADKVTNNMNMMGNNSSGMLIELIVALLDDSGGGGDMWKGRAISFVAALTRPLVYMRDKGFINLSPEEYLSYFELNVIEELVWEHGGKYGELFDTIVAPLRSYLLTLPGYQKAKAKKQETKTLEQHGFIVMQLTRTFNDLTFNYGHIFKTKRGDVDFFDVVVNRRLLGALLPALERAPDSMRMLGKLIVGSIKQMMAGCLGNRVEGQVREIIDSRPTNAPVPFYCILDEYGYYAVIGFAVAPAQARSLGFAVVFAAQDFSSLKKSSAEEADATWENTNIRAVGRLTSGLKSETWDRIVGAAGESDEARVSSYERKTDGLAERFQQQDNVTVERRGRLDYDDLAQQENGEFTFLIGKKEDGGKRGGVRVIRGMGFYTASDNPREMRINDFIPIEPPEPSELPMARANQAMVIRSLVEGSFVASVRSCIKADHVLTSLASALAHNYDSDQPKLSRRDAICAALGIFLDGSAAAEQGTPDTKSGSTAGGLKNALVAPTTVPPSNGNTPPTESTTPEPTAAIVSAVTRALMSVATQPSGAIDDIADVNTGDDEQAAAYSGAQALGQASDEDEISIDGALVTTNLMLTGQDHRSFRERALPILRRHLMELDIAEDSDWMEDPLSVADRDAMLEMEVVARGEAFDSLEERWAAEDRISAAQTAISEQTTYIHPPEPSPVTIDQAQLNLDDLASQAQRIVKSDFK
- a CDS encoding DUF6750 family protein, with the translated sequence MQHRANILGRIAQNAHTKLLLIAVSFHATVAQAALTRVDLTQDASGGKTLTNVAENGGNILDSVNSLMLAIAAFIGLIITIMSAYTIWKAAKDEREKPTSAIVGIFIGGLMLAVPTIMWISRNSLLGN
- a CDS encoding single-stranded DNA-binding protein, translated to MSRINNMFDLTGFVGADPEIRYNSNTGKPIVLVSLGVDGSYKKPDTKELVEHTDWIDLTVYREGLAGVFEQYVKKSSEIHVRGYLRKQVWESRDRVNEDGTPKRESRIQPVVTEVRLLRRPKDSTGAAPGPDLAGANAAAAAASIPSDLDDDIPF
- the icmJ gene encoding type IVB secretion system protein IcmJDotN — protein: MSPLLPKVPELSRAGRNDAQPIIGVKRKIWRRDDEHAALADEAFEPMRKTILARDNYTCRFCGFRASKYQEIHHMDDDHTNNTENNLVTVCTLCHQVHHLGMFAMRNAGFLAALPEFTQTEVNHFCRIIHVTSSFAEPAIADRLQALFALFTSRGMDTLKRPFDCDLSDPYLLTQILSGADDDLYAARDKSLADLRLVSTKNAFHAGQLEFYAQHCRDQFLPGAWSRLARQMHEVR